In Streptomyces sp. NBC_01439, the following are encoded in one genomic region:
- a CDS encoding class I tRNA ligase family protein yields MKRTLVIAPGPTANGDLHLGHLAGPFLAADVCTRYARSTGQDVLFGTGVHFTQNYIVTTARRLGVPPEELRVRSAAQVEDTLAAVGIDPDGFVRFDDRYVKTVRHFFERLHGTGKLRLRAVKFPYAPHTGAYLTDAYVRGGCPVCLAEGCAGLCENCGHWIASADLIAPRSTLDPDGPVELREQQVLVLPLEEHREALVEYFAGRAATMRPRLAQMIEEILSRPLPDYPVTLPISWGIPAPFPEVAGQVIYADAETIAWSMHCTALAAERRGAVLGADDELWFSDAGTQVAYFFGSDAGFAFAVVGAAMLLALGGYTLPEHFVTNEFYELDHDKFSTSRGHVVTGRELAAEVPRDLVRFYLAATGPDFQRTNFNRAALEHVTGTRLVRPWNRVVDKVAAWTGRGPLPVSERSRAAAGLMLERFAAAYDVRRFSLTAVAFTLSEQLARLDRWEVGPGDAGDFCHEVEVFLRCAAPVLIDLAGQALPERTVPARPDTVQVTPVRLPRLAETGS; encoded by the coding sequence ATGAAGCGGACGTTGGTGATAGCCCCCGGCCCGACCGCGAACGGCGATCTGCACCTGGGGCACCTGGCCGGCCCGTTCCTCGCTGCGGACGTCTGCACGAGGTACGCGCGTTCCACCGGACAGGACGTGCTGTTCGGTACGGGCGTGCACTTCACGCAGAACTACATCGTGACCACCGCCCGAAGGCTGGGGGTCCCGCCCGAGGAGCTGCGCGTGCGCTCGGCCGCGCAGGTCGAGGACACCCTGGCGGCCGTCGGGATCGACCCGGACGGCTTCGTCCGGTTCGACGACCGGTACGTGAAGACGGTCCGGCACTTCTTCGAGCGCCTGCACGGTACGGGAAAGTTGCGGCTGCGGGCCGTGAAGTTCCCGTACGCGCCGCACACCGGCGCGTACCTCACGGACGCCTACGTACGCGGAGGCTGCCCGGTGTGCCTGGCCGAGGGCTGCGCCGGACTGTGCGAGAACTGCGGGCACTGGATCGCCTCCGCCGACCTCATCGCACCGCGCTCGACCCTGGACCCGGACGGTCCGGTCGAACTGCGGGAGCAGCAGGTCCTGGTGCTCCCGCTGGAGGAGCACCGCGAGGCGCTCGTGGAGTACTTCGCCGGGCGCGCAGCGACGATGCGTCCGCGGCTGGCCCAGATGATCGAGGAGATCCTGTCCCGGCCGCTCCCGGACTATCCCGTCACTCTGCCGATCTCCTGGGGCATCCCGGCGCCGTTCCCGGAGGTCGCCGGTCAGGTGATCTACGCGGATGCCGAGACCATCGCCTGGAGCATGCACTGCACCGCGCTCGCGGCCGAGCGGCGCGGGGCGGTGCTCGGCGCCGACGACGAGCTGTGGTTCTCCGACGCCGGCACGCAGGTGGCGTACTTCTTCGGCTCCGACGCCGGTTTCGCCTTCGCGGTGGTCGGGGCCGCGATGCTGCTGGCGCTGGGGGGCTACACGCTGCCCGAACACTTCGTCACGAACGAGTTCTACGAGCTGGACCACGACAAGTTCTCCACCAGCCGGGGTCATGTTGTGACGGGGCGGGAGCTGGCCGCAGAGGTGCCGAGGGACCTGGTGCGGTTCTATCTCGCGGCGACCGGGCCGGACTTCCAGCGCACCAACTTCAACCGCGCGGCCCTGGAGCACGTGACCGGCACCCGGCTCGTCCGGCCCTGGAACCGGGTGGTGGACAAGGTCGCCGCGTGGACGGGCCGGGGACCGCTGCCGGTGTCCGAGCGGTCCAGGGCGGCGGCCGGGCTGATGCTGGAGCGGTTCGCCGCCGCCTACGACGTGCGCCGGTTCAGTCTGACCGCGGTGGCCTTCACCCTGTCCGAGCAACTGGCGCGACTCGACCGGTGGGAGGTGGGTCCCGGCGACGCGGGCGACTTCTGCCACGAGGTGGAGGTGTTCCTGCGCTGTGCGGCGCCGGTCCTGATCGACCTGGCCGGGCAGGCGCTGCCAGAGCGAACGGTCCCCGCCCGGCCGGACACCGTGCAGGTCACGCCCGTACGGTTGCCACGGCTGGCGGAGACGGGGTCGTGA
- a CDS encoding VOC family protein yields the protein MLTLGTIVMGAADVRRAAEFWSRALGYVPRDGQVDDGWTVLVPAGGSGPGLALGRSVTPVQERPRVHLDLYAADAAEQAAEVERLVSLGARHVDWDSYPEDPDFVVLADPEGNRFCVIDATHG from the coding sequence ATGCTGACCCTCGGAACTATCGTCATGGGAGCCGCGGACGTGCGGCGGGCCGCGGAATTCTGGAGCCGGGCGCTGGGGTACGTACCCCGTGACGGCCAGGTGGACGACGGCTGGACGGTCCTGGTCCCGGCCGGCGGCAGCGGGCCGGGCCTGGCGCTGGGCCGCAGCGTCACTCCCGTACAGGAGCGGCCGCGCGTCCACCTCGACCTGTACGCGGCGGACGCCGCGGAACAGGCGGCGGAGGTGGAGCGGCTGGTCTCGCTTGGCGCCCGGCACGTCGACTGGGATTCCTACCCGGAGGACCCGGATTTCGTGGTGCTGGCCGACCCCGAGGGCAACCGCTTCTGCGTCATCGACGCCACACACGGCTGA
- a CDS encoding NAD(P)/FAD-dependent oxidoreductase, protein MRAAVAARRVVVVGAGVTGLLTAVECALAGHHVTVLDRGPIPNPASSSCDQHRVIRTLDADDAQATGQMVAAHRRWLELEGLLGTGFFRRVGVVTAWPRERLASVTAAAATAGVPVRTVEPRRLPHLRFPAGSAAVLEADGGVLLADRVLRAAVRWLAGHPAVTVRPYSPVAWIDVDGAHVLLADGEELGADLVLVAAGPWTRDLVGHPVVLHRQTMVYLRPPANAARWWGTAPAAGGIGADGRAWAMPPGGGALLKISSDAVSREVDATAGAAEEDQAPWVARLAEAAPLSGLERYTVAAVKQCHYASAADTGGALLARVGPAVWSRAACGGSGFSQAPLVAGRIVDALTKGAA, encoded by the coding sequence GTGAGGGCGGCGGTCGCCGCCCGGCGGGTGGTCGTCGTGGGAGCGGGCGTCACCGGGTTGCTGACCGCGGTGGAGTGCGCGCTCGCGGGCCACCACGTGACCGTGCTGGACAGGGGCCCGATCCCGAACCCGGCGTCGAGCTCCTGCGACCAGCACCGGGTCATCCGTACCCTTGACGCGGACGATGCGCAGGCCACCGGGCAGATGGTCGCCGCCCACCGGCGGTGGCTGGAGCTGGAGGGCCTGCTGGGCACCGGCTTCTTCCGGCGCGTGGGGGTGGTCACCGCCTGGCCCCGGGAGCGCCTCGCCTCGGTGACCGCGGCGGCCGCCACCGCGGGTGTGCCCGTGCGGACGGTGGAGCCGCGGCGCCTGCCGCACCTGAGGTTCCCGGCCGGTTCGGCGGCCGTGCTGGAGGCCGACGGCGGCGTACTGCTCGCCGACCGGGTGCTGCGGGCCGCGGTCCGGTGGCTCGCCGGGCATCCGGCGGTGACGGTGCGGCCGTACAGCCCGGTGGCGTGGATCGACGTGGACGGCGCGCACGTCCTGCTGGCCGACGGCGAGGAGCTCGGCGCCGACCTGGTGCTGGTCGCGGCCGGCCCGTGGACCCGGGACCTGGTGGGGCATCCGGTCGTGCTGCACCGACAGACGATGGTCTACCTGCGGCCGCCGGCGAACGCGGCGCGGTGGTGGGGAACGGCTCCCGCCGCGGGCGGAATCGGCGCGGACGGGCGGGCCTGGGCGATGCCGCCGGGCGGCGGCGCGCTCTTGAAGATCAGCTCGGACGCCGTGTCCCGGGAAGTGGACGCCACCGCGGGTGCCGCGGAGGAGGACCAGGCGCCCTGGGTGGCGCGGCTGGCCGAGGCGGCACCGCTGTCCGGCCTGGAGCGCTACACGGTGGCGGCGGTCAAGCAGTGCCACTACGCGAGCGCCGCGGACACGGGCGGCGCCTTGCTCGCCCGCGTGGGTCCCGCCGTGTGGTCGCGGGCGGCCTGCGGCGGTTCCGGATTCAGCCAGGCTCCGCTCGTCGCGGGGCGGATCGTCGATGCCTTGACGAAGGGAGCGGCATGA
- a CDS encoding lysine N(6)-hydroxylase/L-ornithine N(5)-oxygenase family protein, with protein sequence MTEREVDVLAIGAGPANLALAAAIEESGSAELADGTLLLEQSPDITWQRDLLMPWARSQVSFLKDLVTLRNPSSRFTFLNFLHAQGRLDEFVNLGTFHPFRWEFSDYLQWVATSLEHVTIRYDARATHVDPVHTTDRTLTGWTVHLTDGDTIHCRDLVIGGGRDPRIPETFTTLPPDRLIHSAQYRTKITRIPKDQPLRIAVVGGAQSAAEMFYALHENLPASHITMLVRSIGLQNYQSSKFVNELFFPSFVDEFYDSPTEVRAQILDEMRFTNYAGLAPPFLDELYTMLYRQKTVGPQRSEVRAMTEVVGARLDGDEVVLDLRDRLSGKTEPLRCDLVVLGTGYDPRKPTLVRELATRIGLDDVTVSRNYRVDLGTPTRGALYLQGVNEKTHGIADSLISVLAHRSHDILTDLLTRRTTTQPRSTR encoded by the coding sequence GTGACCGAGCGGGAAGTCGATGTTCTGGCGATCGGTGCGGGTCCGGCCAATCTGGCCCTGGCAGCCGCCATCGAGGAATCCGGATCAGCCGAATTGGCGGACGGCACACTCCTACTGGAACAAAGCCCCGACATCACCTGGCAACGCGACCTCCTGATGCCCTGGGCACGCAGCCAAGTCTCCTTCCTCAAAGACCTCGTCACCCTCCGCAACCCGAGCAGCCGGTTCACCTTCCTGAACTTCCTCCACGCACAAGGCCGACTCGACGAATTCGTCAACCTCGGCACCTTCCACCCCTTCCGCTGGGAATTCTCCGACTACCTCCAATGGGTCGCCACCTCCCTGGAACACGTCACCATCCGCTACGACGCCCGCGCCACCCACGTCGACCCCGTACACACCACCGACCGCACCCTCACCGGCTGGACCGTACACCTCACCGACGGCGACACCATCCACTGCCGCGACCTCGTCATCGGCGGCGGCCGCGACCCCCGAATACCAGAAACCTTCACCACCCTCCCCCCGGACCGCCTCATCCACAGCGCCCAATACCGCACCAAAATCACCCGAATACCAAAAGACCAACCCCTCCGCATCGCCGTCGTGGGCGGCGCCCAAAGCGCCGCCGAAATGTTCTACGCCCTCCACGAAAACCTACCGGCCAGCCACATCACCATGCTGGTCCGCTCCATCGGACTACAAAACTACCAATCCAGCAAATTCGTCAACGAACTCTTCTTCCCATCATTCGTCGACGAGTTCTACGACAGCCCCACCGAAGTCCGCGCACAAATCCTCGACGAAATGCGATTCACCAACTACGCCGGACTCGCACCCCCCTTCCTCGACGAGCTCTACACCATGCTCTACCGCCAGAAAACCGTCGGGCCCCAACGCTCCGAGGTGCGGGCAATGACGGAGGTGGTGGGGGCCCGCCTCGACGGCGACGAAGTGGTGCTCGACCTCCGCGACCGACTCAGCGGCAAAACCGAACCCCTCCGCTGCGACCTCGTCGTACTCGGAACCGGCTACGACCCCCGCAAACCCACCCTCGTCCGAGAACTCGCCACACGCATCGGCCTCGACGACGTCACCGTCAGCCGCAACTACCGCGTCGACCTCGGCACACCCACCCGCGGAGCCCTCTACCTCCAAGGCGTCAACGAAAAAACCCACGGCATCGCCGACTCCCTCATCAGCGTCCTCGCCCACCGCTCCCACGACATCCTCACCGACCTCCTCACCCGCCGCACCACCACCCAACCCAGGAGCACACGATGA
- a CDS encoding cellulose binding domain-containing protein: MGSTVGHRRTTGRRAKVTGAVVAAAVIGGAAFAFTGTAQATSVGAVYTKSSTWSGGYTGQYVITNGTGTAQSDWTLQFDLPPGTKIDSLWNGTHTVSDRRVTVKPASWNGQLAAGASVTVGFVASGTGTLGNPTGCRINGVKCSVDQGATAQPSGRPTARPTVTASPAPTAPTTSAKPTGTTSPSPTATTPTSTPAPGGTGARFAPYVDTSLYPAYDLLDTAAKTGVKEFHLAFVTSGGGCAPLWGGVTDLASDKVAAQIGALRAKGGDVRVSFGGAAGHELALNCATVDELAAAYGKVVDQYRLTKVDFDIEGAALPDTAANARRAQAIARLQKSHPGLDVAFTLPVMPEGLTQPGVALLADAKKNGVRVDAVNIMAMDYGPAYSGDMGQYAIQAATATQAQIKGVLGLSDAAAWKAVAVTPMIGVNDVASEVFTVEDATQLVQFAASKGIGRLAMWSSTRDKQCAAGAVNHADATCSSILQQPLAFTKAFAALK, translated from the coding sequence ATGGGCAGCACAGTCGGGCACCGGCGCACGACGGGCCGTAGGGCGAAGGTCACCGGCGCGGTCGTGGCGGCGGCGGTGATCGGTGGAGCGGCCTTCGCCTTCACCGGGACCGCGCAGGCGACCTCCGTCGGAGCCGTCTACACGAAGTCCAGCACCTGGAGCGGCGGTTACACCGGCCAGTACGTCATCACCAACGGCACGGGCACGGCGCAGTCGGACTGGACCCTCCAGTTCGACCTGCCGCCGGGCACGAAGATCGACTCGCTCTGGAACGGCACCCACACGGTCTCCGACCGCCGCGTGACCGTGAAGCCCGCGAGCTGGAACGGACAGCTGGCGGCCGGGGCTTCCGTCACCGTCGGCTTCGTCGCGAGCGGCACCGGCACCCTCGGCAACCCCACCGGGTGCCGGATCAACGGAGTGAAGTGCTCGGTGGACCAGGGCGCAACGGCCCAGCCCAGCGGGCGCCCCACTGCCCGACCCACCGTCACGGCGAGCCCGGCCCCGACCGCGCCCACCACGTCCGCCAAGCCCACCGGGACCACCTCGCCCTCCCCCACGGCGACCACCCCCACCAGCACTCCCGCCCCCGGGGGCACCGGCGCGCGCTTCGCCCCGTACGTGGACACCTCCCTGTACCCCGCCTACGACCTGCTCGACACCGCGGCGAAGACGGGCGTGAAGGAGTTCCACCTGGCCTTCGTCACCTCCGGCGGCGGCTGCGCCCCGCTGTGGGGTGGTGTCACGGATCTCGCGAGCGACAAGGTCGCCGCCCAGATCGGTGCGCTGCGCGCGAAGGGCGGCGACGTACGGGTGTCGTTCGGCGGGGCCGCCGGTCACGAACTGGCGCTGAACTGCGCCACCGTGGACGAGCTGGCCGCCGCGTACGGGAAGGTCGTCGACCAGTACCGGCTCACCAAGGTCGACTTCGACATCGAGGGCGCGGCCCTGCCGGACACGGCGGCCAACGCGCGCCGCGCGCAGGCCATCGCCCGGCTGCAAAAGTCCCACCCGGGCCTGGACGTCGCCTTCACCCTGCCCGTGATGCCCGAGGGGCTGACCCAGCCGGGTGTGGCGCTGCTGGCCGACGCCAAGAAGAACGGGGTGCGCGTCGACGCCGTCAACATCATGGCGATGGACTACGGACCGGCGTACAGCGGGGACATGGGGCAGTACGCGATCCAGGCCGCGACGGCCACGCAGGCACAGATCAAGGGCGTGCTCGGGCTGTCCGACGCGGCGGCGTGGAAGGCCGTGGCCGTCACGCCGATGATCGGCGTGAACGACGTCGCGAGCGAGGTCTTCACGGTGGAGGACGCGACGCAGCTCGTGCAGTTCGCCGCGTCGAAGGGGATCGGCCGGCTGGCCATGTGGTCCTCCACGCGGGACAAGCAGTGCGCGGCCGGAGCCGTCAACCACGCCGATGCGACGTGCAGTTCGATCCTCCAGCAGCCGCTGGCCTTCACCAAGGCGTTCGCCGCGCTCAAGTAG
- a CDS encoding chaplin — MSRVLKSAGLALVLGLAVIGGASSASADANAEGIAVGSPGVLSGNVIQIPIHIPINLCGNSINVIGALNPAAGNVCVNA; from the coding sequence GTGTCGCGTGTTCTGAAGAGTGCGGGTCTTGCCCTGGTGCTCGGCCTGGCGGTCATCGGCGGTGCGTCCTCGGCGTCTGCGGACGCCAACGCGGAGGGCATCGCGGTCGGCTCGCCCGGCGTGCTTTCGGGTAACGTGATCCAGATCCCGATCCACATTCCGATCAACCTGTGCGGCAACAGCATCAACGTGATCGGCGCGCTCAACCCGGCCGCCGGCAACGTCTGCGTCAACGCCTGA
- a CDS encoding MFS transporter, with product MKEEETPIGVFEALKATPTPVRYLLGGVLINQLGAFVQTFLVLYLTFRGMSVAAAGLALGAYSVGSIFGTMLGAEFTQRFGPRATIVTAMAGSAPLVAAISWLSGPGRLWQLLVVVGLAGLFTQAYRPAAAVMLSDLMPDRYQVMAFSMMRIALNIGAALAPLIAAGLILVDWDLLFWIDGGTALVYSLLAFALLPKKTVPQEPEAGSGPADGSEPSDGAAPGATAAAGEPAADGEPAGRVASGYTAMLRDRKYVFYLAAVLLGSLTYAQGHIALPLELAADHYPTSFYSTVLTVSSVVLITCELKVTAYLSRLPKHVRVITGHLVEAVGLAVYGLSSRSGAFTIAGVVLVVAGIMIAAPSMFAHPATFPQAVKARYIGTMQAVGGAAGALAPLFGVYAWTRLGSGFWLLCGVVTAVAGLLALAGVRQPPEPAPATGPGADPAGKTEAVGGAA from the coding sequence ATGAAGGAGGAGGAGACTCCGATCGGCGTGTTCGAGGCGCTGAAGGCGACCCCGACCCCGGTGCGCTATCTGCTCGGTGGCGTGCTGATCAACCAGCTCGGCGCGTTCGTCCAGACGTTCCTCGTGCTGTACCTGACCTTCCGCGGCATGTCGGTCGCCGCCGCGGGTCTGGCCCTCGGCGCCTACAGCGTGGGGTCGATCTTCGGCACGATGCTGGGTGCCGAGTTCACCCAGCGGTTCGGTCCGCGGGCCACGATCGTGACGGCCATGGCGGGGTCCGCCCCGCTGGTGGCGGCGATCTCGTGGCTGAGCGGGCCGGGCAGGCTGTGGCAACTGCTCGTCGTCGTCGGGCTCGCGGGCCTGTTCACCCAGGCCTACCGGCCGGCGGCCGCCGTGATGCTGAGCGACCTGATGCCGGACCGATACCAGGTGATGGCGTTCTCGATGATGCGGATCGCCCTGAACATCGGTGCGGCCCTGGCGCCGCTGATCGCCGCCGGACTCATCCTGGTCGACTGGGACCTACTGTTCTGGATCGACGGCGGTACCGCACTCGTCTACTCGCTGCTGGCCTTCGCCCTGCTGCCGAAGAAGACCGTGCCGCAGGAGCCCGAGGCCGGGTCCGGGCCCGCGGACGGAAGCGAACCGTCCGACGGGGCGGCGCCGGGGGCGACGGCTGCGGCCGGGGAGCCAGCCGCCGACGGCGAGCCAGCCGGGCGCGTCGCCTCGGGCTACACCGCGATGCTGCGCGACCGGAAGTACGTCTTCTACCTGGCCGCCGTGCTGCTCGGCTCGCTCACCTACGCCCAGGGCCACATCGCCCTGCCGTTGGAACTGGCCGCCGACCACTACCCGACCAGCTTCTACAGCACGGTGCTCACGGTGTCGTCCGTCGTGCTCATCACGTGCGAGCTCAAGGTCACGGCGTATCTCAGCAGACTGCCGAAGCACGTCCGCGTCATCACCGGCCATCTGGTGGAGGCCGTCGGCCTCGCCGTCTACGGTCTGTCCTCGCGGTCCGGGGCGTTCACGATCGCGGGCGTCGTCCTGGTCGTGGCGGGGATCATGATCGCTGCCCCGAGCATGTTCGCCCACCCGGCGACCTTCCCCCAGGCGGTGAAGGCCCGCTACATCGGCACGATGCAGGCGGTGGGCGGCGCGGCCGGGGCCCTTGCCCCGCTGTTCGGCGTGTACGCCTGGACCCGGCTCGGCAGCGGCTTCTGGCTGCTGTGCGGTGTGGTCACCGCGGTCGCCGGACTGCTCGCCCTGGCGGGCGTGCGACAACCGCCCGAGCCGGCTCCCGCCACCGGTCCGGGGGCGGACCCCGCCGGGAAGACGGAAGCCGTCGGGGGTGCCGCGTGA